From Aurantimicrobium sp. INA4, one genomic window encodes:
- a CDS encoding HNH endonuclease — translation MRTLVLNAGYEPLAIVSFRRALMLVMSQKATVLRADSEHPVEAITARFDRPSVIVLSRYVRVPYSRRVPLTRRGVLRRDGHHCAYCGKSANTIDHVIPKSRGGAESWENLVACCFKCNNIKSDRTPQEMGWRLRITPRMPAGPSWFAMGLEHRDTAWDDYLASAA, via the coding sequence ATGCGAACACTGGTACTCAACGCGGGATATGAACCTCTTGCTATCGTGTCTTTCCGTCGAGCGCTCATGCTGGTCATGAGTCAGAAAGCGACCGTCCTGCGTGCCGACAGCGAGCATCCCGTCGAAGCCATCACGGCACGCTTCGATCGTCCTTCCGTCATTGTTCTTTCTCGCTATGTTCGTGTTCCCTATTCCCGCAGGGTTCCTCTGACCAGGCGCGGAGTACTGCGGCGTGACGGACATCACTGCGCCTACTGCGGCAAGAGCGCTAACACCATCGACCACGTGATTCCCAAATCACGCGGTGGGGCAGAGTCGTGGGAAAACCTCGTGGCGTGCTGTTTCAAATGCAACAACATCAAGTCTGATCGCACCCCCCAAGAGATGGGGTGGCGTTTGCGCATTACCCCTCGGATGCCGGCTGGACCAAGCTGGTTTGCCATGGGGCTTGAACACCGCGATACCGCATGGGATGACTACCTCGCCTCAGCTGCCTAG
- a CDS encoding prevent-host-death protein encodes MSVTLDRKVFQSSELSRQPLPVFEAATVEPVEITRRDDDTLVLMSKRENDARDRLLELAAQIIAITVEDDPRPLGERCADVFNWMWALDAVDREQCALDLIRASRASFATKKAYLAMTELASWQATAAALADGLTNQPIQWLEINESVEKP; translated from the coding sequence ATGTCAGTCACTCTTGATCGCAAGGTTTTTCAATCTTCTGAGCTTTCCCGTCAACCCCTGCCCGTTTTCGAAGCAGCCACAGTAGAACCTGTTGAAATAACGCGCCGGGATGATGACACATTAGTGTTGATGAGTAAGCGCGAAAACGATGCACGTGATCGGTTGCTCGAGTTAGCTGCCCAGATAATCGCCATTACTGTTGAGGACGACCCACGCCCGCTAGGGGAGAGGTGTGCTGATGTCTTCAATTGGATGTGGGCGTTAGATGCCGTGGATCGTGAGCAGTGTGCGCTGGATCTCATTCGTGCTTCTCGAGCATCTTTTGCTACGAAAAAGGCATACCTTGCCATGACTGAATTGGCTTCCTGGCAAGCAACAGCTGCTGCTTTGGCAGATGGCCTCACCAACCAGCCGATTCAATGGCTTGAAATTAATGAGTCAGTCGAGAAGCCCTAG
- a CDS encoding AAA family ATPase, translated as MWPRNRRSDDESLEPEETASNIGEQISLDDDPFPELSAEKDEAVDLLAPTAGSLNSALSNINVAEPVWNQWREELSVVGGTSPLIQFVDTPRTRIELTSIHPGGLPSFISGKPTLLSSLIREEFALRNARLAAAAVTAKCTELRSMRSIESVYLALGIAKWTFQDREYCGPVLLRPMTLRRYGKDFELKLSGQPFLNPQLARALESQLGIALDADSFVALANLDGMFNPLPVMERLRGLTQHVPSFEVEPRLVASSFADLSAAMVADVRDLAHPILDALAGNITARTRLTESHKEAVVIGQDERPPATDTLLLDADSEQESIVAEIAAGNSLVVKTLPGTGGTQTIVNAIGVLTAAHKRVLVVGARRSSLDSIHHRLAQVGLEGLTVSPRTLRRDLINAILRNEKATRPNVTDVDDALLRLRKVLLDYRGSLTRQDEVLGVSVLDALEQLSHLSLLPTPPSTTARLPRRAIEGLANSRPEAAASLIKAAALGEFRYGPDDSPWYGANFPTAEETTAAHEQAKRLHQTELPKLLERAEEVFGRTKMRPFENLEELGIYITLLVDIRETLDKFLPSVYDRPLTELITATSGRGSGMSGGDRRRLKKLAYEYVRPGANVPDMHEALIEIQQQRVLWQRYVVAGAVPEVPVGIADLQSAYDKVVAELVVLDIALGLNGTDQSFLKLPIAALTNKVSGLAAESEVLNNLQERTALLAHLRELDLDVLLADLSARHVPEEEVADELELAWWQSVLEGMLTSDKALLGANTSILDRLESDFRLVDDAHASANGGLLAARLAELWKIGLVDLPDEAERLRQALRGDYLSPQQLVELAPRLAKSIAPVWLCSPYEAHLIPDTVGFDAVFLVDAGATTVAENAGAIRRGSSVVVFGDPVTQTPSRFETGMGEFENPLAPVTDADAWHSKSALAQFSGILPARTLTKSYRAGGEDLADVVNRRFYGGKISSLPWAGTFLGHSSLRLHYIADGTGMPDSATGAVESVDAEVSRVVELVLEHATERPTESLMVITASPKHAVRVEQSVLSAFARRPDLAEFILEDRAESFAVMTLEQAVAQSRDRVIFSIGYGRTPHGRLLSDFGALALPGGERLLAVGMTRARRSMEIVSCFRPGDIDESRLSDGMRALAEVLTETEKPHTTELGTDSPEPMLIDLAQRLQRRGLHVSLNHAGEIALAASYQGRAVAVETDAVLAKGSLRESLRLRPEMLRRLGWHYIRIHAFELFADPEAVATRVAALIGVEPTEDDHFTGPIDLTQVETVVDSADNDVVEEEVTITEVTSTPSSEPDAITAPIDLPEK; from the coding sequence GTGTGGCCACGGAATCGACGCTCTGACGACGAGTCGTTAGAACCAGAAGAGACTGCCTCGAATATTGGCGAGCAGATCTCTCTCGATGACGACCCATTTCCTGAGCTCTCTGCCGAGAAAGATGAAGCAGTAGATCTGCTTGCTCCCACCGCCGGCAGCCTCAACTCCGCACTCTCCAACATCAATGTTGCTGAGCCAGTGTGGAACCAGTGGCGTGAAGAACTTTCCGTGGTTGGTGGTACCTCACCACTGATTCAATTTGTGGACACTCCCCGCACCAGGATTGAACTCACCTCGATTCACCCTGGCGGTTTGCCCTCATTTATTTCTGGCAAGCCCACCTTGCTCTCTAGTTTGATTCGCGAAGAGTTTGCTCTGCGTAACGCCAGATTGGCTGCGGCTGCCGTGACGGCTAAGTGCACCGAACTGCGTTCCATGCGCAGTATCGAATCTGTCTATTTGGCCCTCGGCATTGCTAAGTGGACGTTCCAAGACCGCGAGTATTGTGGCCCAGTCTTGCTGCGCCCAATGACTTTGCGTCGCTATGGCAAAGATTTTGAACTCAAACTCAGTGGCCAGCCTTTCCTGAACCCACAACTAGCCCGCGCTCTAGAGAGCCAATTGGGCATTGCCTTAGATGCGGACTCTTTTGTTGCGTTGGCAAACCTTGATGGCATGTTCAACCCGCTGCCGGTGATGGAGCGCCTTCGTGGATTGACCCAACATGTCCCCAGTTTCGAGGTCGAGCCTCGACTGGTTGCCTCGAGCTTTGCTGATCTTTCTGCTGCGATGGTTGCTGACGTTCGTGACCTGGCACACCCCATCTTGGATGCATTAGCCGGCAACATCACCGCCCGCACTCGTTTGACTGAAAGCCACAAAGAAGCTGTGGTCATTGGTCAGGATGAGCGTCCCCCAGCAACTGACACACTCCTTCTTGATGCTGATTCAGAACAAGAAAGCATCGTGGCAGAAATTGCTGCCGGTAATTCCCTGGTGGTCAAAACTCTTCCAGGAACTGGTGGAACCCAAACAATTGTGAACGCCATCGGTGTTCTCACTGCTGCCCACAAGCGTGTTCTGGTGGTGGGTGCTCGCCGGTCGAGCCTGGACTCAATTCACCACCGCCTGGCACAAGTCGGCCTAGAGGGTCTCACCGTTTCTCCACGCACCCTGCGTCGCGATCTCATCAACGCCATCTTGCGCAATGAGAAAGCAACCCGCCCTAACGTCACCGACGTCGACGACGCCCTGCTTCGATTGCGCAAGGTTCTGCTGGACTACCGCGGTTCACTCACTCGTCAAGACGAGGTGTTGGGTGTCTCGGTATTGGATGCCCTCGAGCAACTTTCCCATCTGAGCCTGTTGCCCACGCCACCGTCCACCACCGCACGCCTGCCACGCCGCGCAATTGAAGGACTGGCTAACTCCAGGCCTGAAGCAGCAGCAAGTCTCATCAAGGCGGCAGCGCTCGGTGAATTCCGTTACGGCCCAGATGACTCACCCTGGTACGGTGCAAACTTCCCCACCGCAGAAGAGACCACCGCAGCACACGAGCAGGCGAAGCGCCTTCACCAAACTGAGCTTCCCAAGCTGCTGGAGCGTGCAGAGGAAGTCTTTGGCCGCACCAAGATGCGTCCCTTCGAGAACCTCGAAGAACTCGGCATCTACATCACCTTGCTGGTTGATATTCGCGAGACGCTCGATAAGTTCTTGCCCTCGGTTTATGACCGCCCACTGACCGAACTCATTACCGCGACCTCTGGCCGCGGAAGTGGCATGAGCGGTGGAGATCGCCGTCGTCTGAAAAAGCTTGCCTACGAATATGTGCGCCCTGGAGCAAACGTTCCCGACATGCATGAGGCACTCATCGAGATTCAACAGCAGCGCGTGCTCTGGCAGCGCTATGTTGTGGCCGGCGCTGTTCCTGAGGTTCCTGTTGGTATTGCAGACCTGCAAAGCGCCTACGACAAGGTGGTTGCTGAGCTTGTTGTTCTTGATATTGCGCTGGGACTCAACGGTACTGACCAGTCTTTCCTCAAGCTTCCTATCGCTGCACTGACCAACAAAGTTTCAGGTTTGGCAGCAGAGTCGGAAGTTCTCAATAACTTGCAAGAGCGCACCGCGCTCTTAGCTCACCTGCGTGAGCTTGACCTGGATGTTCTTCTTGCAGACCTATCTGCACGTCACGTTCCCGAAGAGGAAGTCGCAGACGAACTCGAACTCGCCTGGTGGCAATCAGTTCTCGAGGGAATGCTCACTTCGGACAAGGCACTGCTCGGTGCCAACACGAGCATCTTGGATCGTCTCGAATCAGACTTCCGTCTCGTTGACGATGCTCACGCCTCGGCAAATGGTGGACTCCTCGCTGCTCGTTTAGCTGAACTATGGAAGATCGGCTTGGTTGATCTTCCCGATGAAGCAGAACGTTTACGTCAGGCTTTGCGTGGTGACTACCTCAGCCCCCAACAACTTGTTGAGCTTGCTCCACGCTTAGCTAAGTCGATTGCGCCAGTGTGGTTGTGCTCACCCTATGAGGCCCACCTCATTCCCGACACTGTTGGCTTTGATGCCGTGTTCCTCGTTGATGCCGGTGCAACCACGGTTGCCGAGAACGCTGGCGCGATTCGTCGCGGCAGCAGTGTTGTGGTCTTTGGTGATCCTGTTACTCAGACTCCCTCACGTTTCGAAACTGGTATGGGGGAATTTGAAAACCCACTTGCGCCGGTGACCGATGCCGACGCCTGGCACAGTAAATCTGCTCTGGCACAGTTCAGCGGCATACTGCCAGCACGCACACTCACCAAGAGTTACCGTGCCGGTGGTGAAGATCTGGCAGATGTTGTTAACCGCCGCTTCTATGGTGGAAAGATTTCCTCCCTGCCCTGGGCGGGAACATTCCTGGGTCACTCAAGTCTGCGCCTGCACTACATCGCCGACGGAACAGGCATGCCAGACTCTGCCACCGGTGCAGTGGAAAGCGTGGATGCGGAAGTTTCACGCGTGGTAGAGCTCGTTCTAGAACACGCAACTGAACGCCCCACCGAATCCCTGATGGTCATCACTGCAAGCCCTAAGCATGCGGTTCGAGTTGAGCAGTCTGTGCTCTCGGCGTTTGCTCGCCGTCCAGATTTAGCCGAGTTCATTCTTGAGGATCGTGCTGAATCCTTCGCTGTGATGACGCTTGAGCAGGCTGTTGCACAAAGCCGTGACCGCGTGATCTTCTCTATTGGTTACGGTCGCACCCCACACGGTCGACTGCTCTCTGACTTTGGTGCTCTTGCTCTTCCCGGCGGTGAGCGTTTGCTCGCCGTGGGTATGACGCGTGCGCGTCGCTCCATGGAGATTGTTTCTTGCTTCCGCCCCGGTGACATCGATGAAAGTCGCCTCTCAGACGGGATGCGTGCCCTGGCAGAAGTTCTCACCGAGACAGAAAAGCCACACACCACCGAGCTGGGCACAGACTCACCAGAACCCATGCTCATCGATTTGGCTCAGCGCTTGCAGCGCCGTGGCCTGCACGTCTCTCTCAACCATGCAGGTGAGATTGCCCTGGCTGCCTC
- a CDS encoding C40 family peptidase, whose amino-acid sequence MSRRARKLANKKSFKKSARSAFTSVKESASSAMAVASQAVTNKDPRESRERRSFSSSGLFRAGVMTVAAGIVATIAIPAYAFNPETRDQELLQNSASTVYQRSSGQDAEVSAEAASITAGRDGYAITAASRAATNVSGGSSYASVMANPPNPNFSLAGIFAEGLKYIGTPYVYAGSSPAGFDCSGFTMYVYGTFGVSLPHNSQSQAAMGTPISEADAQPGDIVWMPGHVGLWGGPGMILDAPVPGGTVQLRKIWTSDYRIIRIGI is encoded by the coding sequence ATGTCGCGTCGAGCACGCAAGCTCGCAAATAAAAAAAGCTTTAAGAAAAGCGCTCGCAGCGCATTTACGTCCGTCAAGGAATCTGCCAGCTCTGCCATGGCAGTTGCATCTCAAGCTGTAACAAACAAAGACCCTCGTGAGTCTCGCGAGCGCCGTTCTTTCTCGAGTTCTGGATTATTCCGTGCGGGCGTCATGACTGTTGCTGCTGGAATAGTCGCAACAATTGCTATTCCTGCCTATGCGTTCAACCCTGAAACTCGTGATCAGGAACTGCTCCAAAACTCTGCCTCGACGGTGTACCAGCGCAGCAGTGGGCAAGATGCTGAAGTTTCGGCAGAAGCTGCGTCAATTACTGCTGGCCGTGATGGCTACGCCATCACAGCAGCATCACGTGCGGCAACGAATGTTTCTGGTGGCTCCTCCTATGCCTCAGTGATGGCTAATCCGCCAAACCCAAACTTCAGCCTGGCTGGCATCTTTGCTGAAGGTTTGAAGTACATCGGAACTCCATACGTTTATGCCGGAAGCTCTCCAGCTGGATTCGACTGTTCTGGTTTCACGATGTACGTCTATGGAACCTTCGGTGTTTCTCTTCCCCACAACTCGCAGTCTCAGGCAGCAATGGGAACCCCCATTTCTGAAGCGGACGCCCAGCCTGGCGACATTGTCTGGATGCCTGGCCACGTTGGTCTGTGGGGTGGCCCCGGAATGATTCTCGATGCACCCGTTCCTGGTGGAACTGTGCAACTGCGCAAGATCTGGACCTCTGATTACCGAATCATCCGCATAGGTATCTAA
- the rlmN gene encoding 23S rRNA (adenine(2503)-C(2))-methyltransferase RlmN: MTEKRGARNLTVRSDERPQVRPTPEGWTQNVDAEGRPTLQFEAPKRGAKPPVHLADLTPEERKAQVTELGLPGFRAKQISTHYFSHYTSDPEKMTDLPAAGRAELVESLLPPLMTEVKRLSTDNGDTIKFLWRLFDGALVESVLMRYPGRITLCVSSQAGCGMNCPFCATGQAGLTRNMSAAEIVDQVVRANAVIAAGELGGKRRSDEGQPERVSNIVFMGMGEPLANYNRLMTAVRTMLAPQPEGLGMSARHITVSSVGLAPAIHKLADEGLQLTFALSLHAPDDELRDELIPVNSRWKVDEALDAAYAYYEKTGRRVSIEYALIKDMNDHAWRADLLAEKLNARGRGWVHVNPIPLNPTPGSIWTSSEPSIMREFVRRLEERGIPTTLRDTRGKEIDGACGQLAAAD, encoded by the coding sequence ATGACCGAAAAGCGTGGCGCCAGGAACCTGACCGTTCGCTCAGATGAGCGACCTCAGGTTCGTCCCACCCCCGAAGGGTGGACGCAGAATGTTGACGCTGAGGGTCGCCCTACACTTCAATTCGAGGCGCCCAAGCGTGGCGCTAAGCCGCCTGTTCACCTAGCTGACCTCACACCTGAGGAGCGCAAAGCTCAAGTTACAGAACTAGGTCTTCCTGGCTTTCGTGCCAAGCAGATCAGCACGCACTACTTCTCTCACTACACGAGTGACCCCGAGAAGATGACCGACCTGCCTGCGGCAGGACGTGCTGAGTTAGTGGAGTCACTGCTGCCCCCGCTGATGACTGAGGTCAAGCGACTGAGCACCGATAACGGCGACACGATCAAGTTTTTGTGGCGATTGTTTGACGGGGCTCTCGTTGAGTCTGTGCTCATGCGCTATCCCGGACGCATCACGCTGTGTGTGTCTTCCCAAGCAGGCTGCGGCATGAACTGCCCATTCTGTGCAACAGGCCAGGCAGGTTTGACACGCAATATGTCGGCCGCAGAAATTGTGGACCAGGTCGTCCGCGCTAATGCTGTGATTGCCGCTGGTGAGCTTGGTGGTAAGCGCCGATCTGACGAAGGCCAGCCTGAACGCGTGAGCAACATTGTGTTTATGGGCATGGGTGAGCCATTGGCCAATTACAACCGACTCATGACGGCGGTGCGCACTATGCTGGCACCGCAACCAGAGGGCTTGGGTATGTCAGCGCGTCACATCACCGTCTCTTCAGTGGGACTTGCCCCCGCTATTCATAAGCTGGCAGACGAAGGTCTGCAACTAACTTTTGCGCTCTCCCTGCACGCACCCGATGACGAACTGCGTGATGAGCTCATCCCGGTGAATTCACGCTGGAAAGTCGATGAAGCACTAGATGCTGCCTATGCCTATTACGAAAAGACAGGTCGTCGCGTTTCCATCGAATACGCACTCATCAAAGACATGAACGACCACGCCTGGCGCGCCGATCTTCTCGCAGAGAAGCTCAATGCGCGCGGACGTGGCTGGGTTCACGTCAACCCCATCCCGCTCAATCCCACCCCGGGATCCATCTGGACTTCGTCAGAACCGTCGATTATGCGTGAATTTGTTCGACGTCTTGAAGAGCGTGGTATTCCCACCACGCTTCGAGACACTCGAGGTAAAGAAATTGACGGGGCCTGCGGGCAATTAGCGGCAGCTGACTAA